The following coding sequences lie in one Spea bombifrons isolate aSpeBom1 chromosome 5, aSpeBom1.2.pri, whole genome shotgun sequence genomic window:
- the PEX2 gene encoding peroxisome biogenesis factor 2 yields MAASKTNMEEINPVLRISQLDAIELNKALEQLIWSQFSNCFQGFKPGILTRFEPELKASLWLFLWRYTVYSKNATVGQAILDIQYKNDLAETKKYRPLNKQQKLWFALFTVGGKWLEERSYDLFSNHPLGLSFQKTKYFIGLLSGLLKLSSLLNFLIFLQQGKFATLTERFLGIRSVFSKPQNVRQIGFEYMNREIMWHGFAEFLVFLLPLINTQKLKSKLFSWCKPIKGHTRNDPSLAVHCKECCLCGEWPTMPHTIGCPHVFCYYCIKSHSMSDMYFTCPKCSSQVHNLQPLEFKIEISEVHTL; encoded by the coding sequence ATGGCAGCATCTAAAACCAATATGGAAGAAATTAATCCTGTGCTAAGAATAAGTCAACTGGATGCTATTGAGTTAAACAAGGCATTAGAGCAATTGATCTGGTCCCAGTTTAGCAATTGTTTTCAAGGATTCAAACCAGGCATTTTGACCCGTTTTGAACCAGAACTTAAAGCGTCTTTATGGCTCTTCTTATGGAGATATACTGTGTACTCTAAGAATGCTACAGTTGGTCAGGCAATTTTGGATATCCAATATAAAAATGATCTAGCGGAGACTAAAAAGTACAGGCCACTGAATAAGCAGCAGAAATTATGGTTTGCCCTATTCACAGTTGGTGGCAAGTGGTTGGAGGAGAGGTCGTACGATTTGTTCAGTAACCACCCCCTTGGGCTATCATTTCAGAAAACGAAATACTTCATTGGTCTCCTGTCTGGACTTCTGAAGCTTAGCAGCCTCctaaattttttaatatttctacaGCAAGGAAAGTTTGCAACATTGACAGAGCGGTTTCTAGGAATCCGTTCAGTTTTCAGCAAGCCTCAAAATGTTCGGCAAATAGGATTTGAATATATGAACAGAGAAATTATGTGGCATGGGTTTGCTGAATTCCTGGTCTTTCTTCTGCCGCTAATTAACACTCAGAAACTGAAGTCAAAGTTGTTCTCTTGGTGTAAACCTATCAAAGGGCACACTCGCAATGACCCCTCGTTAGCAGTGCATTGCAAGGAATGTTGTTTGTGTGGGGAATGGCCTACCATGCCCCATACCATTGGCTGTCCACATGTCttttgttattactgtataaaaagCCATTCTATGTCTGACATGTATTTTACGTGCCCCAAGTGCAGCTCACAGGTACACAACCTACAGCCACTGGAATTTAAGATTGAAATTTCTGAAGTACACACTTTGTag